In Melitaea cinxia chromosome Z, ilMelCinx1.1, whole genome shotgun sequence, a single window of DNA contains:
- the LOC123668709 gene encoding uncharacterized protein LOC123668709, which yields MSHPNYPQSNVSKFNDYDPEKYALDDVSPTVIVDESLIPNQPPSLTQRAVGKFLQPLTKQLVEVPPRPTIDELPDAVIDNMVRKDKAFWVDKPGTNAYTLHDAYYNSGMATQKVMPRLVVHLKMKLVGGIMKIILL from the exons ATGTCACATCCAAATTATCCTCAAAGTAACGTGTCGAAATTTAACGATTATGATCCAGAAAA ATATGCACTTGATGACGTTTCACCTACAGTAATAGTTGACGAGAGTTTAATTCCAAACCAACCTCCATCTTTGACACAGCGCGCCGTCGGAAAGTTTCTGCAGCCTCTAACGAAACAGTTGGTTGAAGTACCACCTAG ACCTACTATTGATGAGTTGCCGGATGCAGTAATTGACAATATGGTTAGGAAGGACAAAGCATTTTGGGTTGATAAGCCTGGTACTAATGCTTACACTTTGCATGATGCTTATTATAATTCTGGTATGGCTACCCAAAAAGTAATGCCAC GGTTGGTCGTCCATTTAAAAATGAAGCTTGTAGGTGGTATAATGAAAATTATCCTACTGTGA